The following proteins are encoded in a genomic region of Bacillus sp. FJAT-22090:
- the gltS gene encoding sodium/glutamate symporter, which produces MTLALDQVTTIFLAIALLVLGTFLVKNIGFLNKFCIPAPVVGGLLFALVATIAKALGLLEITLDTSLQGIFMLTFFTTVGLGASFKLVKLGGKLLVIYWLACGFLALAQNTIGVSMAYLFDIHPLIGMMAGAVSMEGGHGAATAFGQTVEDLGINSALSIGVAAATFGLVAGGLVGGPVVKFLVSKYDLKSTEREEVEEVNPLESNKPIQTNTFFTQLFLITFCMALGTYLGSLFSSATGFVLPGYVGAMFVAVIVRNIVDKVNPKIVDMQSIGLVGDITLGIFLSMALMSIKLWEVADLALPILAIVFVQVVFIVLFGIFVLFRLLGKNYDAAVMVAGFTGHGLGATPNAMANMAAVTERFGPSKKAYLVVPIVGAFLIDVFAMPIIITTINLFQ; this is translated from the coding sequence ATGACACTAGCATTAGATCAAGTTACTACTATCTTTCTTGCCATAGCTCTATTAGTGCTAGGTACGTTTTTAGTAAAAAATATTGGTTTCTTAAATAAGTTTTGTATACCTGCTCCGGTAGTAGGAGGATTACTTTTTGCTTTAGTTGCAACCATAGCGAAAGCTCTAGGATTATTAGAAATTACTTTGGATACATCATTACAAGGAATATTTATGCTCACATTTTTCACAACAGTTGGGCTAGGTGCAAGTTTTAAGCTAGTAAAATTAGGAGGGAAATTACTCGTTATTTATTGGCTGGCATGTGGTTTTTTAGCCCTTGCCCAAAATACAATTGGAGTTTCGATGGCCTATTTATTTGATATTCATCCGCTTATCGGTATGATGGCAGGAGCAGTTTCAATGGAAGGTGGTCATGGAGCGGCTACGGCGTTTGGCCAAACTGTGGAGGATCTCGGAATAAACTCAGCGTTATCTATCGGGGTAGCTGCAGCAACATTTGGGCTAGTTGCTGGAGGGCTGGTAGGAGGACCTGTAGTGAAGTTCCTCGTTTCTAAGTATGATTTGAAATCTACGGAACGCGAGGAAGTAGAGGAAGTAAACCCATTGGAAAGTAACAAGCCGATACAAACGAATACATTTTTTACACAATTATTCCTCATCACTTTCTGTATGGCATTAGGAACTTATTTAGGTAGCTTGTTCTCTTCGGCAACGGGATTTGTGCTACCAGGATATGTGGGTGCAATGTTTGTGGCAGTAATAGTAAGAAATATAGTAGACAAAGTTAATCCTAAAATAGTAGATATGCAAAGCATAGGTTTAGTAGGAGATATTACATTAGGTATTTTTCTTTCGATGGCTTTGATGAGCATCAAACTATGGGAGGTAGCTGATTTAGCTTTACCTATTTTAGCTATTGTTTTTGTACAAGTTGTTTTCATCGTCCTTTTTGGTATATTTGTATTGTTTCGCTTATTGGGAAAGAATTACGATGCAGCTGTAATGGTAGCTGGTTTTACTGGACATGGACTTGGTGCAACACCAAATGCAATGGCAAATATGGCAGCAGTAACGGAAAGGTTTGGTCCTTCTAAAAAAGCATATTTGGTTGTTCCGATTGTAGGTGCATTCCTAATTGACGTTTTTGCAATGCCAATCATTATAACGACTATTAATTTATTTCAGTAA
- the hutG gene encoding formimidoylglutamase produces the protein MLNKMKDGIWSGRTDHRVNRSSFRYHQIIELPQMDDYKPNKETCVIIGFESEEGVRRNKGKVGAAKAPDALRSELANLPWLFPPHKQLADIGSVTCIEENLEEAQRQLGETITKVLNKQMTPIILGGGHETAYGHYLGARNYIGSQAKLGIINIDAHFDLRSYDEQSSSGTMFKQILDQDSNSCYCVVGIQRFGNTQELFDRADELNVKYILEESMNVSQIDKVNETLNNFIEENDYIILTLCTDVLNAAFAPGVSAPSPFGLDPSIVRSIIRSVTAHKKTLSFDISEVNPLLDEHNRTVKLGAYLVNEAITSFLRRDIK, from the coding sequence ATGTTAAATAAAATGAAGGATGGTATTTGGTCTGGTCGGACCGATCATCGTGTAAATAGATCTAGCTTTCGATATCACCAAATCATAGAGTTACCTCAGATGGATGATTATAAACCTAACAAAGAAACTTGTGTCATTATCGGATTTGAAAGTGAGGAAGGGGTTAGACGAAATAAAGGTAAAGTTGGTGCAGCAAAAGCTCCAGACGCTCTTCGATCTGAACTAGCAAACTTACCATGGTTATTTCCACCACACAAGCAACTCGCGGATATCGGGTCAGTTACGTGTATAGAAGAAAACTTAGAAGAAGCGCAACGACAACTTGGAGAAACAATTACAAAAGTTTTAAACAAACAAATGACTCCAATTATTTTAGGTGGCGGACATGAAACCGCTTACGGACATTATCTCGGTGCACGTAATTATATTGGCTCACAGGCAAAGCTAGGAATTATAAATATCGATGCTCACTTTGATTTAAGATCATATGATGAGCAATCCTCTTCCGGTACTATGTTTAAGCAAATATTAGACCAAGATTCAAACAGTTGTTATTGTGTTGTTGGCATTCAGCGTTTTGGGAATACGCAGGAGCTTTTTGATCGAGCTGATGAATTGAACGTTAAATATATCCTTGAGGAAAGTATGAATGTAAGTCAAATAGACAAAGTAAATGAAACACTAAACAATTTTATAGAAGAAAATGATTATATCATTCTTACTTTGTGCACAGACGTTCTGAACGCTGCTTTTGCCCCAGGTGTAAGTGCTCCATCACCATTTGGTTTAGATCCAAGTATTGTGCGATCTATTATAAGGAGTGTAACAGCACATAAAAAAACATTATCCTTTGATATTTCAGAGGTAAATCCTCTTTTAGACGAACATAACCGTACTGTAAAACTAGGTGCGTATTTAGTAAATGAAGCAATCACAAGTTTTCTGAGGAGGGATATTAAATGA
- a CDS encoding LysR family transcriptional regulator: protein MDLKQLSYFVTIVDQMSFSKAAQILHISQPSLSNAIKSLEGELGFQILERNTRNIGITEAGHILYKRAVHLLSEMEIAKKEMGEVKLIGSGELQIGMIESAKHWIPKVIRPYIKEFPDVRIKLTEVLSGADVKSSLRNYETHLIITNQFIEEDDITTIPLYHEKLVLLLHTNHPLAKLEYIELKDLVGEPFIISSEGFQTRHDVLNFFKTENIIPTIKYEIERFETALILVRENLGITLIPENYLQGPYDYSIVKRTIDSIEIDRTVYLTYLKNRYVSPAIHDFINRTNSYFN, encoded by the coding sequence ATGGACTTAAAACAACTCTCTTATTTTGTAACAATAGTAGATCAAATGAGCTTTTCCAAAGCTGCTCAAATACTTCATATTTCACAACCTTCTCTAAGTAATGCAATTAAAAGCTTGGAAGGTGAATTAGGATTTCAAATACTTGAACGGAATACTAGGAATATAGGAATAACTGAAGCAGGACATATTTTATATAAAAGGGCCGTGCATCTTTTATCGGAGATGGAAATTGCAAAAAAAGAAATGGGAGAAGTCAAACTTATTGGGAGTGGGGAACTTCAAATAGGAATGATAGAATCCGCAAAACATTGGATACCAAAAGTGATTCGACCATATATAAAAGAGTTTCCAGATGTTCGGATTAAATTAACGGAAGTATTAAGTGGAGCTGATGTAAAAAGCTCATTACGAAACTATGAAACACACCTTATTATTACCAATCAATTTATCGAGGAAGACGATATTACAACCATACCTTTATATCACGAAAAGCTTGTTTTATTACTTCATACTAACCACCCACTTGCAAAGCTTGAATATATAGAGCTAAAAGACTTGGTAGGAGAACCTTTTATAATAAGTAGCGAGGGTTTTCAAACTAGGCATGATGTTTTAAATTTCTTTAAAACTGAAAATATTATACCTACCATAAAATATGAGATTGAACGTTTTGAAACAGCATTAATTTTAGTTCGTGAAAACTTAGGCATTACACTAATACCTGAAAACTATTTGCAAGGACCTTATGATTACTCAATAGTTAAAAGAACCATTGATTCTATAGAAATAGATCGGACCGTTTATTTGACGTATTTAAAAAATCGTTATGTATCCCCCGCTATACACGATTTTATTAACCGAACTAACTCTTATTTTAATTAG
- a CDS encoding MFS transporter, with protein MTQTVNALEKRTINKTMLRILPFILVLYIVAYLDRVNLGYAALQMNAELALTAEVFGLLSGIFFIGYFFFEVPSNMIMHKIGAKVWIARIMFSWGIIVVLTGFAQTTTHLYILRFLLGVAEAGFFPGIILYLTYWFRARERGKATAVLLLALPVGGLIGAPVSTWILDNISWLSMSGWRWMFILEGIPAVILGFVVIFYLTNRPANAKWLSQEEKDWLEGELESERQQSLMVNKVSKREMLKDSKVWKLSLLYFAAYTGIYGLSFWMPTIIKSLSATATTNLEIGWLAMIPAVVGIPAILFVGWSADRTNAHKSHLLVCFLISIIGFIGCGFSNSVFMMVLMLAITSAGLYGFTGCFFAYLTFFFTESTAPVGIALVNSFAALGGFVGPMILGAVAFTSGMFIIAGLLAIGGVTLMSLKLASERKLEKLKEAQAN; from the coding sequence ATGACTCAAACAGTTAATGCACTTGAAAAAAGAACGATAAATAAAACAATGCTTCGCATTTTACCATTTATATTAGTTTTGTATATTGTAGCTTACTTAGATCGAGTGAATTTAGGTTATGCAGCGTTGCAAATGAACGCGGAATTAGCATTAACAGCGGAAGTTTTCGGACTTCTTTCAGGTATTTTCTTTATTGGTTATTTCTTCTTTGAAGTTCCAAGTAATATGATTATGCACAAAATTGGCGCAAAGGTTTGGATTGCACGTATTATGTTTTCATGGGGTATTATAGTTGTCTTAACTGGTTTTGCACAAACAACAACTCATTTGTACATTCTTCGTTTTTTATTAGGTGTTGCTGAAGCTGGGTTCTTCCCAGGTATTATATTGTATTTAACTTATTGGTTTAGAGCCCGTGAAAGAGGAAAAGCAACGGCCGTATTATTACTCGCTTTACCAGTTGGGGGACTCATTGGAGCACCTGTATCGACATGGATTCTAGATAATATCTCTTGGCTATCTATGTCTGGGTGGAGATGGATGTTTATTTTAGAAGGTATTCCAGCAGTTATTCTAGGATTCGTTGTTATATTCTATTTAACAAACAGACCAGCAAATGCTAAATGGTTGTCTCAAGAAGAAAAGGATTGGTTAGAAGGAGAACTAGAGTCTGAAAGACAACAAAGCTTAATGGTAAACAAAGTTTCAAAACGAGAAATGTTAAAAGACTCAAAAGTTTGGAAGCTGTCATTACTTTATTTCGCAGCATATACAGGAATATATGGATTGTCTTTCTGGATGCCAACTATTATTAAATCTCTATCTGCAACAGCGACTACTAACTTAGAAATAGGTTGGTTGGCGATGATTCCTGCTGTTGTCGGTATACCTGCTATCCTATTTGTTGGTTGGAGTGCTGATAGAACGAATGCACATAAATCACATTTACTTGTATGTTTCCTTATTTCAATCATAGGATTTATAGGTTGCGGATTTTCCAATAGTGTATTTATGATGGTCCTTATGTTAGCCATAACTTCTGCTGGGCTATATGGATTTACTGGTTGTTTCTTTGCATACTTAACTTTCTTCTTTACAGAATCTACCGCACCTGTTGGAATTGCTTTAGTTAATTCATTTGCAGCTTTAGGAGGATTTGTTGGTCCAATGATTCTAGGAGCTGTAGCGTTTACTTCAGGTATGTTTATTATTGCAGGGCTGCTTGCAATAGGAGGAGTAACATTAATGTCATTAAAATTAGCTTCAGAAAGAAAGTTAGAAAAGCTAAAAGAAGCCCAAGCTAATTAA
- a CDS encoding thiolase family protein: protein MTTYIIDGARTAFGTFGGSLKDVSDIDLGVAATGEAIKRSGIPASDIDEIIFGNIIQTSGSSAYLARHIGLKSGMKESSSALTLNRLCGSSLQSIVSGAQAIAVGDANVIVAGGTESMSLAPHVLRGTRFGSPNKAPLVEDMLWDTLTDKYVGCGMGMTAENLAVQYDISREEQDAFAVQSQERAIQARDSGRFAEEIVSITIKGKKGEVTFDSDEHIREGATIDGLAKLKPAFKKDGTVTPGNASGINDGAAAVILASEQYVKEHNLKPLAKIVSWGVAGVDPKIMGIGPVPASKKALEKAGLTLDDIGLFELNEAFAAQSLAVIKELGLDTSKVNVNGGAVALGHPVGASGTRITYSLAIEMKKRNVRYGLASLCIGGGQGIAMILENVN, encoded by the coding sequence ATGACAACTTATATTATTGATGGTGCAAGAACAGCTTTTGGAACTTTTGGAGGTTCACTAAAAGATGTGAGTGATATCGATTTAGGTGTAGCAGCTACAGGAGAAGCTATTAAAAGAAGTGGAATACCAGCTTCTGATATAGATGAAATCATCTTCGGAAATATTATTCAAACAAGTGGTAGCTCTGCTTACCTAGCAAGGCATATTGGACTAAAAAGCGGAATGAAAGAATCCTCTAGTGCACTAACACTAAATAGACTTTGTGGATCGAGCTTACAATCCATTGTCTCAGGAGCACAGGCAATTGCGGTCGGGGATGCAAATGTAATAGTTGCTGGAGGAACTGAAAGCATGAGCTTAGCTCCGCATGTATTAAGGGGAACCCGATTCGGCTCGCCTAACAAAGCGCCGTTAGTAGAAGATATGCTTTGGGATACTTTAACAGATAAATATGTTGGTTGCGGGATGGGGATGACAGCTGAAAACTTAGCAGTACAATATGATATTTCCCGTGAAGAACAAGATGCGTTTGCAGTTCAATCCCAGGAGAGAGCAATACAAGCGAGAGATAGTGGCCGCTTCGCGGAAGAAATAGTGTCGATTACGATAAAAGGTAAAAAAGGAGAAGTAACATTTGATAGCGATGAGCATATTCGAGAAGGTGCAACAATAGATGGATTGGCGAAGTTAAAGCCAGCATTTAAGAAGGATGGCACGGTAACTCCTGGGAATGCAAGTGGAATTAATGATGGAGCTGCAGCTGTAATACTTGCTTCAGAGCAATATGTAAAAGAGCATAACTTAAAGCCATTAGCAAAGATTGTTTCTTGGGGAGTGGCAGGTGTTGATCCAAAAATTATGGGTATTGGTCCTGTTCCAGCAAGCAAAAAAGCCTTAGAAAAAGCTGGTTTAACTTTGGATGATATAGGATTGTTTGAATTAAATGAGGCATTTGCTGCACAATCATTAGCGGTGATTAAAGAACTAGGCTTGGATACATCAAAAGTAAACGTGAATGGTGGCGCAGTTGCACTAGGACATCCTGTAGGTGCTAGTGGTACGAGAATTACTTATTCATTAGCAATTGAAATGAAGAAAAGAAATGTCCGTTATGGGCTAGCTTCGCTTTGCATTGGTGGGGGACAAGGTATTGCGATGATTTTGGAAAACGTGAACTAA
- a CDS encoding SDR family oxidoreductase has product MASPEKVAYVAAKHGVIGVTSVTALEGAPFNITANSILPGPVLTPLLERQLNDLKSVGKTEQEALETIMYPRQAMKRFISPEEVASGVAYLAANEASGITGEHLSVSGGM; this is encoded by the coding sequence TTGGCGAGTCCTGAAAAAGTAGCATATGTTGCAGCAAAACATGGTGTGATAGGCGTAACAAGTGTGACAGCATTAGAAGGTGCACCATTTAATATTACCGCTAACTCCATATTACCAGGTCCAGTACTTACTCCTTTACTTGAAAGACAGTTAAACGATTTAAAAAGTGTTGGAAAAACAGAACAAGAAGCATTAGAGACTATTATGTATCCAAGACAAGCGATGAAACGCTTTATCTCCCCTGAAGAGGTTGCTTCAGGTGTGGCGTATCTTGCAGCAAATGAGGCAAGTGGAATTACTGGTGAACATTTAAGCGTTTCAGGTGGAATGTAA
- a CDS encoding SDR family NAD(P)-dependent oxidoreductase produces MSKQRVVIVTGGAGGMGYAIAQKFVTQNDFVYVADLNQEAAEKVAKELGENTKGIALDVTNEENVQAVIQAIVEEKGTVDVLINNAGLQYRSAIEEFPLDKWNLLINVMLTGVFLMTKHVFPYMKKNQFDGLSIYPLFMEGWRVLKK; encoded by the coding sequence ATGAGTAAGCAACGAGTAGTTATCGTGACGGGTGGTGCCGGGGGAATGGGATATGCCATAGCCCAAAAATTTGTTACTCAGAATGACTTCGTATACGTTGCCGATCTAAATCAAGAAGCGGCAGAAAAAGTAGCGAAAGAATTAGGAGAAAACACGAAAGGGATAGCACTAGATGTAACAAATGAAGAAAACGTTCAAGCTGTTATACAAGCAATTGTAGAGGAAAAAGGCACCGTCGATGTTCTAATAAATAATGCTGGACTACAGTATAGATCAGCAATTGAGGAGTTTCCGTTAGATAAGTGGAATCTACTTATCAACGTTATGTTAACCGGGGTATTTTTAATGACGAAACATGTTTTTCCTTACATGAAGAAAAATCAATTTGACGGATTGTCAATATATCCTCTATTCATGGAAGGTTGGCGAGTCCTGAAAAAGTAG
- a CDS encoding 3-hydroxyacyl-CoA dehydrogenase family protein — protein MINQLGVIGAGTMGFGIAFQFAINGVQTTLTDISEEMLETAKGKFHIYLDLFRAEGYDIRYSDQEVLSHISFTTNINDLADVDLIIESVSENLTLKQKLFKQLDDICAEHTILASNTSSLKLSDITVDVKKHKDRTILTHFFNPAHIVPLVELLRSNETSDHVFNEVKDFLESNNKVTIEVKKEIDGLVANRIQVAIVREALALIEDGVVSEEDLDIAIFQGPGFRFSSSGLLKILDFGGLDIWKAVLDGLQSKIESNVREFKAIEERVESGAIGVKAGKGFYEYPGKSFDGYVKERDSQLIKHLLNTQSELKAKEEVNL, from the coding sequence TTGATAAATCAATTAGGAGTTATTGGTGCTGGAACGATGGGGTTTGGAATTGCTTTTCAATTTGCTATTAATGGAGTGCAAACAACGCTAACGGATATTTCTGAAGAAATGCTTGAAACAGCAAAGGGGAAATTTCACATTTACTTAGATTTATTTCGTGCGGAAGGATATGACATTAGATACAGCGATCAGGAAGTGTTATCTCATATTTCTTTTACAACGAACATTAATGATTTAGCGGATGTCGATTTAATAATAGAAAGTGTATCAGAAAATTTAACTTTGAAACAAAAGCTTTTTAAACAATTAGATGACATTTGCGCAGAACATACAATTTTAGCATCCAATACGTCAAGTTTAAAACTTTCAGACATTACGGTTGACGTTAAGAAACATAAGGATAGAACAATATTGACTCATTTCTTCAACCCTGCACATATTGTTCCGCTTGTGGAACTTCTAAGGTCAAATGAGACAAGTGATCATGTGTTTAATGAAGTAAAAGATTTTTTAGAATCAAACAATAAGGTGACGATTGAAGTGAAAAAAGAGATCGATGGCCTTGTAGCAAATAGAATCCAAGTAGCTATTGTAAGAGAGGCACTGGCTTTAATTGAAGATGGGGTTGTAAGTGAAGAAGATTTAGATATAGCAATCTTCCAAGGACCCGGGTTCCGTTTTTCCTCTAGCGGTCTGTTGAAGATATTAGACTTTGGAGGATTGGACATTTGGAAGGCTGTGTTAGATGGTCTTCAATCGAAAATTGAATCGAATGTTAGAGAGTTTAAAGCAATTGAGGAAAGGGTTGAATCAGGAGCGATTGGTGTTAAAGCAGGTAAAGGATTTTATGAATATCCTGGTAAAAGTTTTGATGGATATGTAAAAGAAAGGGACTCTCAACTGATTAAACATCTTCTTAACACCCAATCCGAGTTGAAGGCAAAAGAGGAGGTCAACTTATGA
- a CDS encoding 3-oxoacid CoA-transferase subunit B, with the protein MLSLDKKHIIAKRIAEELEDGQIVNLGIGIPTIVSEYLEDKEVFLQTENGLLGMGPPATDDNLDIDLINAGKEPVTYLKSASFFSSADSFALIRGGHVDVAVLGILQVDVHGEIANWAVPNQPILGVGGAMDLVTGAKKVIVAATLFAKDGTSKLVKELTYKTSGIRKVDLFVCEYAVIKFTVEGPRVVELLGDMSLEQLSEKVGIPLEYLNSPIEI; encoded by the coding sequence ATGTTGAGTCTAGATAAAAAACATATCATTGCAAAGAGAATTGCGGAAGAGCTAGAAGATGGTCAAATCGTGAATTTAGGAATTGGTATTCCTACAATCGTATCCGAGTATTTAGAAGATAAAGAGGTATTTTTACAAACGGAAAATGGATTATTAGGAATGGGACCACCTGCAACAGATGATAATTTGGACATTGATTTGATTAATGCTGGAAAAGAGCCCGTAACATATTTAAAAAGTGCCTCTTTTTTCAGTAGTGCAGATTCATTTGCATTAATTAGAGGTGGTCATGTGGATGTTGCGGTACTTGGTATTCTCCAAGTGGATGTCCATGGAGAAATTGCTAACTGGGCAGTACCAAACCAACCCATTTTAGGTGTTGGGGGAGCAATGGATTTAGTGACAGGTGCCAAAAAGGTAATAGTAGCAGCTACATTGTTTGCAAAGGATGGAACTTCAAAATTAGTGAAGGAACTTACGTATAAAACAAGTGGAATTCGAAAAGTAGATTTGTTTGTATGTGAATATGCTGTTATTAAATTTACGGTAGAAGGTCCTAGAGTAGTAGAGTTATTGGGAGATATGTCTTTAGAACAATTGAGTGAAAAGGTAGGTATTCCATTAGAGTATTTAAATAGTCCAATAGAGATTTAA
- a CDS encoding CoA transferase subunit A yields the protein MNKIIDSKEIRKLFKSGDQILTGGFGLSGTPLTIIDELLETDIKDLTVVSNNLGDLGQGLHKLFMQGKIKKAIGSFFSINREAVIAWSKGELDIELLPQGTLAEAIRCGGAGIGGFYTKTAVGTELSEGKEERVIDGERYIFEKAIKGDVAIIKAAKADRLGNLVYYTTARNFNPMMATAGKIVIAEVDEIVEVGELDPEYIVTPHAYVDYVIQSKYSKVGSEYVESR from the coding sequence TTGAACAAAATAATTGATTCAAAGGAAATTCGAAAGTTATTTAAAAGCGGCGATCAAATTTTAACTGGTGGATTTGGTTTATCAGGAACACCTCTTACGATTATCGATGAATTATTAGAAACAGATATTAAAGATTTGACAGTTGTCAGTAATAATTTAGGAGACTTGGGGCAAGGACTTCATAAGTTGTTCATGCAAGGAAAGATAAAAAAAGCAATTGGTTCCTTTTTTTCTATTAATAGAGAAGCAGTAATTGCTTGGTCTAAAGGTGAATTAGATATTGAATTATTACCACAAGGTACACTTGCTGAGGCAATTCGTTGTGGCGGGGCCGGCATCGGGGGGTTCTACACAAAAACGGCAGTAGGAACTGAATTAAGTGAAGGTAAAGAGGAACGTGTAATTGATGGGGAAAGATATATTTTTGAGAAGGCTATTAAAGGCGATGTTGCCATTATTAAAGCAGCAAAAGCAGATCGACTTGGAAACTTAGTATATTACACCACTGCAAGAAACTTTAATCCGATGATGGCAACTGCTGGTAAGATTGTCATTGCAGAAGTTGATGAAATTGTAGAAGTGGGGGAATTGGATCCTGAATACATTGTGACCCCTCATGCTTATGTCGATTATGTCATCCAAAGTAAATATTCCAAAGTAGGGAGTGAGTATGTTGAGTCTAGATAA
- a CDS encoding TetR/AcrR family transcriptional regulator, with amino-acid sequence MIERVKKQRRGEETKEKILRVALKLFAEKGFTKVTVDDIVKKSGTSKGSFYQHFRSKSDIFLVRFTEVDHYYEEVYKSFPDDMDPMEKLSIFSQKLMRFLDEEMGKDLMKVIYTAALENNEHKYFLDSNRSLFKIIRSLLEEAITKGKLHPELSLDDVSTIITQSYMGAIYHWGLQNTDRSLESFSIPITKAVLEGLTMKS; translated from the coding sequence ATGATTGAACGTGTAAAAAAACAGCGTAGAGGGGAAGAAACAAAGGAAAAAATTCTAAGGGTTGCACTAAAACTTTTTGCGGAAAAAGGGTTCACCAAGGTAACAGTAGATGATATTGTGAAAAAAAGCGGAACATCTAAAGGCTCTTTTTATCAGCATTTCCGTTCAAAATCCGATATTTTTTTAGTACGTTTTACCGAAGTGGATCATTATTATGAGGAAGTTTATAAATCCTTTCCCGACGACATGGATCCGATGGAAAAATTGTCTATTTTCTCGCAAAAGTTAATGCGCTTTCTAGATGAAGAAATGGGAAAAGACTTGATGAAAGTAATTTATACTGCTGCATTAGAAAACAACGAGCATAAATATTTTCTAGATTCAAATCGTTCACTCTTTAAAATCATCCGCTCATTATTAGAAGAAGCTATTACAAAGGGAAAGCTCCATCCCGAGCTTTCCTTAGATGATGTTTCGACAATAATCACCCAATCCTATATGGGCGCAATTTATCATTGGGGTTTACAAAATACCGATCGTAGCTTAGAATCGTTCTCCATCCCAATTACTAAAGCAGTTCTTGAGGGATTAACGATGAAAAGTTAG
- a CDS encoding YhcN/YlaJ family sporulation lipoprotein produces the protein MNKILQVSMTLLLISSLVGCGTANNDDNNANNDNNDVTTNETVDTNTANDETGTDTNEDNGTNGNNGDQQLELADDVASKIAEMEEVESANVIVTNNNAYVGVLLKEGVNENDDLKSKIADQAKATNGNFDNVYVSTNPDFAQEITEYGDKIRANEPVEGLMEGFTDTINRVFPEAK, from the coding sequence ATGAATAAAATATTACAAGTATCGATGACTTTGCTTTTAATTAGTTCTTTAGTGGGGTGTGGAACGGCTAATAATGACGACAATAATGCAAATAATGATAATAATGATGTAACAACTAACGAAACGGTAGATACAAATACTGCTAACGATGAAACAGGTACTGATACTAATGAGGATAACGGAACAAATGGAAATAATGGAGATCAACAGCTAGAATTAGCAGATGACGTTGCGAGTAAAATTGCAGAAATGGAAGAAGTGGAAAGCGCCAATGTTATTGTGACAAATAACAATGCTTATGTTGGGGTCCTTTTAAAAGAAGGAGTTAATGAAAATGACGATCTTAAAAGTAAAATTGCCGATCAAGCAAAAGCAACAAATGGAAACTTCGATAATGTATATGTGTCAACCAACCCAGACTTTGCTCAAGAAATAACTGAATATGGAGATAAAATTAGAGCAAATGAGCCTGTAGAGGGATTGATGGAAGGATTTACAGATACAATTAACAGAGTGTTCCCAGAAGCAAAGTAA